Below is a window of Candidatus Zixiibacteriota bacterium DNA.
CACACCAAAGCGGCACCGACTCGCTACTGATCTCCACGTTATCGCGAGCGAGGAGAGATCTCATGACCCTCTGAGCAGACTCCCTATCTGCTATCTCAGGGATTATATTGGATTCCGTCAATAGGTAGAGCAAGAAATCTTCCGTAGATCTCTCTCCCAAGAAATCCCGGTTCCAGACCTTTCCAATCCAGCTGGCCGCGACATTCGAGAACTTCTCTCTCCTAGCCTTTTCTGTAGGCTCATCTAGCGTTTTAAACAGTGGAATAGCCTTTCCTCCTTGGAAGGACGCAAGGCGTGCCTTTGCTACCGCTCGTTGCCACCAATCGCCGGCCTGATCCCCCCTCTCAGCCAGAAACAGCTGAATGCTCTCGATCGCACGGCTGGTATCACCGGTCATATCGTACACATCCGCAAGCGCCGACTGTACCGCCGCACGAGATGCACCAAGATCGAGCGCTTTCTCTAAGTGTTGAATCGCTGCTGCACCCTGGCCATATGCCGAGTGCACGTTTGCTAAGGCGAGCCGTAAATCTGCATGATCTCCCCCTTGGTCGATCGCTTGCATCAGGAACGCAGAGACCTCTCGGAGTGTGTTGCGATCAAGAAAGTCACCGTACCGTGCGTACAAACTCACTCTCATGAAAACTGGCCGATGAGAAGAGGGATCCTTTTCCATTGAGACACGCAGGTAGTCGTCCGCTCTATCAAAAAACTCCGGCATGTCAGCGAAAGCGTACGGGATCTGCAACATCGCTTCAAAAGTCAAAAGACCGGCAATATAATAGGATTCGGACGAGTTTCTTGATAGCTCTATTGCCGTCTTCAGTTCCTCCTCAACGACTGAGAAGCCCGTGTTCTCATTCAGGAAGAGTTCGGCGCGGCGCCAGTGGACAGCCGGCAGTTCGAGCCCCAATTCAACTGCACGATCATAGTCCTGGTCTGCTTGGTCTGCATCCGAATGTATGTAATGGCAAATCCCACGGAGATAGTGAGTCCGAGCTGTGAGCCGGGCGTCCTCGGAGCGATCGATAACTTCGGAGAAGTGATCCTTAGCTCCGGCAACGTCTCCAGAAATGTAGAGGTGAATACCTTTAATAAAGATGGCTACAGGAAGCAAGTGGGCCGACAATGCGTTTACTGGAATGTTAAGGGAAATGGGGCTACCGTCCAGGCGGACCCCTATATGCGTCAAGTCTTCATCCAGAATGAGGAGGCTCGGTTCAGTGAGTGCGAGCTTTAGATTCAATGTTTGTCCATCATGACTACCGGTTATCACAAAAAGTGCTCGCAGTTCCTTTCCCAGTGCTGTTGCGTCGGAAATTGCGAGGGCTCGCCGGGATTGCTCAATTCGCCACGGGCTCATCAGAGCCACGACGCCGCCTGTCGGACCGTATTCGAGTTCAGCCTGAAGAGTGCTCGCGACAGCCGTCGTAATGTCCGCAGTGTTTGCGGGACCCTCGATTCCGAAGACCACTACAAGAGACTCCCCAGGTGCAGTAGGAGCGATATCCTCGAAGTACGGCTGACTTGAGACAAGCCATGTGGTGATCGCTACGATAGCTACTGTTTGGATGCCAGTGGCTATCGCAGCGACGAGACGTATGGTCGGACTGAACCTAGCGACGTAGGTGATGTTTTCAGCTCCGAGGATGACAGGCTTTGCTCCGGGTATGCGCGCAACGATCATCCAAGTTGTGTACACGATACCCATGCAGCAAGCCAACGCTAGCGAAATGGCAGCCGCAGAGGTGTTCTCGAAATAGTAGGTCACCACCGCCATCAAGGTAGCAAGGATCCCGACTACCTTAGCCGTTCGGTCAAGAAATCTGTACATGGTGCCGGTCACCCGTTTCGTCGTGTGTTCGCTCATCGGCGGGACAATTCACGATTATCCTAATGTTCAGGTTCACATGTTTAAATAATATGATACGACACTTTTTCATAGCGATTTGACACGCCACGGGTGAATGTCAAGAGTATTAGAGTTGGGCTGCCATTGCTCCCAGCCATCTGTATCTCCAACAGGACTAAGTAGTACAACAGATTACAGGAGAAACCACTAGACAGATAAACTCCAGTTAGTCTTTGCTATCACTACGGGTTTCTATGGCGTACTTGCTGTTAAGCGAACCTGCAAAAGTGCTCTTGATCCTCAGGTCGTTTTTCTGTTCTACCCCCCTTCACAGCCACAGCTTGCGGTCAAGCGAACGGTAGTGGATGGCCTCGGCGATATGGCCCAGTTCGATATCCGAAGCGCCGGCCAAATCAGCTATTGTACGCGCCACTTTGAGAATCCGATCATACGCCCGCGCCGATAACCCCTGCTGCTGAATGGCCATGGCCAAGAGCGATTGGGACTTTTCATCTACTTTACAGTAGGTTCGAATGTCGCGCGATTCCATGTGAGCGTTGCAGAACATCTTCTTCTCGCTTTCGAACCGGGTTAGTTGCGCCTGCCGCGCCCGATTGACTCGTTCGCGGATAGCATCGGATTTCTCCCCGCTGGTCTCGGAAGAGAGTTCCTGGAATTTCACCGACGGAACCGTGATATGGATATCGATTCGATCCATCAGGGGACCGCTGATCCGCGACATATAACGCTGAATCTCGGTGGTGGAGCAGTTGCACTCATGGGCCGGATCACCGTAGTAGCCGCACGGGCAGGGGTTCATAGCCGCCACCAGCATGAACCCGGCCGGATAGGTCAGAGTAGTCGCCGCCCGTGAGATGGTCACCGCGTTGTCTTCCATCGGCTGACGGAGCATCTCAAGAATATCTTTCTTGAACTCGGGCAGTTCATCCAAGAACAGCACGCCATGATGGGCCAGCGAGACCTCGCCCGGTTTGGGAATGGCGCCGCCGCCGATCAGTCCGGCATAAGAGATCGAGTGATGCGGCGATCGGAACGGTCGTGTCGCAACCAGCGATGATTCAGCCGTCAGTTGCCCCGCCACCGAGTGGATTTTGGTTGTCTCAAGCGCTTCCTCAAGTGACATATCGGGCAGAATCGTCGGCATCCGCCGGGCCAGCATGGTTTTGCCGGAGCCGGGCGGTCCGATCATGACGATATTATGGCCACCGGCGGCCGCGACTTCCAGCGCCCGTTTGGCTGATTCCTGACCCTTGACATCGGCAAAGTCGATTGTGTATTTGTGGGCGGCATCGAAGGCTGAGTTGATATCGACGTGGAACTGTCGGATGCTCGATTCATCTTCCAGAAAGTGGATCGCCTCTTTTAGCGAGCGCACCGGAAACACCGGCAGGGTACCGGCCATGGCTGCTTCTTCGGCGTTTTGCCCGGGGACGA
It encodes the following:
- a CDS encoding YifB family Mg chelatase-like AAA ATPase, which produces MLARVISSATMGVDAYRVEVEADIQQQLPAFVTVGLPEGAVRESKERVTAAIKNSDFIFPSKRVTINLAPADIKKEGSAFDLPIAVGILAATGQVLRDRCDEFVILGELSLDGALRAVPGVLPMAMVLNGNNGLKGLIVPGQNAEEAAMAGTLPVFPVRSLKEAIHFLEDESSIRQFHVDINSAFDAAHKYTIDFADVKGQESAKRALEVAAAGGHNIVMIGPPGSGKTMLARRMPTILPDMSLEEALETTKIHSVAGQLTAESSLVATRPFRSPHHSISYAGLIGGGAIPKPGEVSLAHHGVLFLDELPEFKKDILEMLRQPMEDNAVTISRAATTLTYPAGFMLVAAMNPCPCGYYGDPAHECNCSTTEIQRYMSRISGPLMDRIDIHITVPSVKFQELSSETSGEKSDAIRERVNRARQAQLTRFESEKKMFCNAHMESRDIRTYCKVDEKSQSLLAMAIQQQGLSARAYDRILKVARTIADLAGASDIELGHIAEAIHYRSLDRKLWL